The Hyalangium minutum genomic interval CCCTACGGCGACCGTCAACTGCCCGGTCACCGGCGTCGAAAGGCGGGCCCTTTTAGAGACCCTGGGTGCCTGAAGTCAAGGAGATTGATCCCTGGCTTAGGATCTGCCCGACACTCCCACACCCCGCTGCCGAGCAACCTCATAGAGAAGGATGGCTGCGGACACCGACGCGTTCAGTGAACCTACCTGACCTGCCATGGGAATCCGCAGGCGGAAGTCGCAGTGCTTGAGGACACCCTCTCGCACGCCTGCCCCCTCGGCCCCCACGACGATCGCCAGTGGACCGTCCAAGCGGGCCTTCCAGAGAGGCTCCTGGGAGTCGACGTCCGCCGCGGCCACCCACACCCCGGCCTCTTTCAGCTCCTCCAGCGCGCGGGAGATGTTGACCACCCGGGCAATCGGGCAGTGCTCCACCGCTCCCGCCGAGGCCTTGGCCACCAGCCCCGTCACCGGCACCGCCCGGTCCTTGCCAATGACGACGCCATGGGCCCCCAGCGCGTGCGCCGAACGGATAATGGCCCCCAGGTTGTGGGGATCCTGGACGCCATCCAGCACCACGATGAGAGGAGGCCGCCCGCTCGCCTCGGCCGCCTCCAGCAGGTCCGGCAGTTCCGCGTACTGGAAGCCGCGCAGTTCCGCCACCACTCCCTGGTGGACGCCACCCTCCGCAAGCGAGGCCAGCCGCTCCCGCGGCACACGCTCCACTCGAATGCCCGC includes:
- the rlmB gene encoding 23S rRNA (guanosine(2251)-2'-O)-methyltransferase RlmB, with the translated sequence MRDRASRGTEQRERGERSERHVYGVNPVIEAMRVRADEVDRLYITEGQLGSKAAAEILSRARDAGIRVERVPRERLASLAEGGVHQGVVAELRGFQYAELPDLLEAAEASGRPPLIVVLDGVQDPHNLGAIIRSAHALGAHGVVIGKDRAVPVTGLVAKASAGAVEHCPIARVVNISRALEELKEAGVWVAAADVDSQEPLWKARLDGPLAIVVGAEGAGVREGVLKHCDFRLRIPMAGQVGSLNASVSAAILLYEVARQRGVGVSGRS